A window of the Candidatus Nitrosotalea okcheonensis genome harbors these coding sequences:
- a CDS encoding prepilin peptidase: MLKRNTIFLPMLEPSTILVLRQIMALTMLSVASYFDIKTRQVDDRIWLIFAIPGIVLYFLAPLPSFTTIFFLVIGTIIGTTWFLTKAFGQADGLAIIALAVVFPIFNEMPVSVLVALATTLLLGLFGTFYNIAYNLSDMLHGNLFHGINEKLHRKILAFLTMHRKRSYEKFVIPSQTGDKFSFHFKPNPDEDFAGDFTGYVSSAFPLLPFMLVALVLFLVIF, from the coding sequence GTGTTAAAAAGAAATACAATTTTTCTTCCCATGCTAGAGCCCAGCACCATACTTGTTCTAAGACAGATCATGGCATTGACAATGTTATCAGTAGCATCATATTTTGACATAAAGACACGTCAAGTAGACGATAGAATCTGGTTGATTTTTGCAATCCCTGGAATTGTATTATATTTTCTAGCCCCGCTGCCATCTTTTACTACCATTTTTTTTCTGGTCATAGGTACAATAATTGGGACAACATGGTTTCTCACAAAAGCATTTGGTCAGGCAGACGGGCTTGCCATAATTGCACTTGCAGTTGTATTTCCCATATTCAATGAGATGCCAGTTTCAGTACTAGTTGCACTGGCAACAACTCTATTGCTAGGACTATTTGGTACGTTTTACAATATTGCATACAATCTTTCAGACATGTTACATGGCAATCTATTTCATGGAATCAATGAAAAATTACATCGTAAGATACTTGCATTTCTTACCATGCATAGGAAAAGAAGCTACGAAAAGTTTGTTATACCATCACAGACAGGTGACAAGTTTTCATTTCATTTCAAACCAAACCCCGATGAAGATTTTGCAGGTGATTTTACAGGTTATGTATCATCGGCATTCCCACTTTTACCATTTATGCTAGTTGCACTTGTTTTATTTCTTGTAATATTCTAG